From the genome of Falco cherrug isolate bFalChe1 chromosome 14, bFalChe1.pri, whole genome shotgun sequence, one region includes:
- the FCSK gene encoding L-fucose kinase isoform X1 — translation MAAEWSVLLLTCQRGGCVAAFQRELEARRRRGGLGPRPPPLLLAVEDPWARLGSGGATLNALLVAAEHLSARAGCTVVTADVLRDARILILHTGRDFSFDDCGRAFTCLPVEEPDAPAEALVCNLDSLLGTMTHRLCVGSPPGVWVCSTDMLLTMPSSPGINWDGFQGVRVIAVPGSQAYARDHGVYLTDEQGLVHDIIYRGTEAQIQQCAGPDSTVPLVCGVVFFSSDAAEQLLATHVVPPLDACTYMGLDSGAPPIQLSLFFDIVLCMAEGMMKEDFVKGGSDASVRSARSVLWTALHAFPLSMACIPDASYDYMTTSASDYIRSLTLLPGSASHLHFCKTAHSHVDQPHLLEDGSSVTNCLLEGAVQLAAGSVIQHCHLQGPLEIGPGCLLSGLAAGSSPALQGCPLHDIVLQGHHVRLRDLPCQVYTLTGRLDNWQSPAEEATYLNVPWAEFFHRTGIREGDLWDAEMPQRSRCLLSARLFPVLHACEVLGLEDVLWLLAPAAVAGERLARWRAAWRMSWQELLPCLDKAAELGARQALFFLQGQRKVRRVLLGRQDSSLLPLARSAVHEGYHEAVLGTLDEVASTAGDAGIAARALACIAEVLGCMAQGEGGLRSGPAANREWASAFRRLESGDIAGGVRELAAERQKWMSRPALLVRAARHYEGAEQILVRQAVMSSCQFVTVGRAELPPLGHWVQVVCPARLDLSGGWSDTPPITYEHGGAVVDLAVLVDGCRPIGARVRRISEPELRLVSLSGTPQSEAVAELVCQELQDLQDYCQPHAPGALLKAAFICTQVVQFPSQKPLQAQLIESFGGGFEVHTWSKLPHGSGLGTSSILAGAVMASLYRAAGKFASTESLIHAVLHLEQRLTTGGGWQDQVGGLVPGIKIGRSKAQLPLRVEVEKIPVPNGFIQTLNDHLLLVYTGKTRLARNLLQDVLRNWYARLPSAVQNADALVSNAEECAQALRQGNLPLIGKCLDCYWQQKKCMAPGCEPLAVGRMMDALRPYVYGQCLAGAGGGGFLYVLTKIPRQKEALHQILAKTEGLGNFSIHSIEVDTGGFSVEGVGHDTKDSAGSGGFMAV, via the exons ATGGCGGCGGAGTGGAGCGtcctcctcctcacctgccAGCGCGGCGGTTGCGTGGCCGCCTTCCAGCGAG agctggaggcCCGCCGGCGGAGGGGCGGCCTGGGCCCGCGGCCCCCCCCGCTCCTTCTGGCCGTGGAGGACCCCTGGGCCCGCctgggcagcggcggggccaCCCTCAACGCCTTGCTGGTGGCGGCCGAGCACCTCAGCGCCCGGGCGGGCTGCACG gTGGTGACAGCCGATGTCCTGAGGGACGCCCGCATCCTCATTCTGCATACG ggCCGGGACTTCTCCTTCGACGACTGCGGCCGGGCCttcacctgcctgcccgtggaGGAGCCCGACGCCCCAGCCGAAGCTCTGGTCTGCAACCTGGACAGCCTGCTGGGGACCATGACACATCGG CTCTGTGTGGGCTCCCCACCTGGTGTGTGGGTCTGCAGCACCGACATGCTCCTCACCATGCCCTCATCACCAG GGATCAACTGGGATGGCTTCCAGGGGGTCAGAGTGATTGCAGTGCCTGGTAGCCAGGCATATGCCAGGGACCATGGGGTCTACCTCACTGATGAGCAG GGGCTGGTGCACGACATCATCTACAGAGGCACGGAGGCCCAGATCCAGCAGTGTGCGGGGCCTGACAGCACTGTCCCGTTG GTCTGTGGGGTGGTTTTCTTCTCCTCGGATGCTGCTGAGCAACTTCTGGCCACTCATGTCGTTCCTCCTCTGGATGCCTGCACCTACATGGGGCTGGACTCGGGGGCACCACCCATCCAG CTCTCCCTCTTCTTTGACATTGTGCTGTGCATGGCAGAGGGGATGATGAAGGAGGATTTTGTGAAGGGTGGCAGTGATGCCAGCGTGAGGAGCGCCCGCTCCGTGCTGTGGACAGCTCTCCATGCCTTCCCTCTTAGCATGG cctgcaTCCCTGATGCGTCTTATGACTACATGACCACCTCTGCGAGCGACTACATCCGCAGCCTGAcgctcctgcctggctctgccagccaCCTCCACTTCTGCAAAACAGCCCATTCCCACGTGGAT CAGCCCCATCTCCTGGAGGACGGCTCTTCGGTCACCAACTGCCTGCTGGAAGGAGCCGTGCAGCTGGCAGCCGGCAGTGTCATCCAGCACTGCCACCTCCAG GGTCCCCTGGAGATCGGTCCTGGCTGCCTGCTCTCGGGCCTCGCCGCAGGCTCCtcaccagccctgcagggctGTCCCCTGCATGACATTGTCCTGCAGGGCCACCACGTCCGGCTGCGTGACCTGCCCTGCCAAGTGTACACTCTCACTGGCCGCCTTGACAACTGGCAG agccctgccGAAGAGGCCACCTACCTGAATGTGCCCTGGGCTGAGTTTTTCCATCGGACGGGCATACG GGAGGGAGACCTTTGGGATGCCGAGATGCCACAGAGGAGCCGCTGCCTGCTCAGCGCCCGACTCTTCCCAGTGCTGCATGCCTGCgaggtgctggggctggaggatgtgctgtggctgctggcccCGGCGGCGGTGGCCGGCGAGCGGCTGGCACGCTGGCGGGCGGCCTGGCGCAtgtcctggcaggagctgctgccctgcctggacAAGGCGGCCGAGCTGGGCGCCCGCCAGGCCCTCTTCTTCCTGCAGGGCCAGCGCAAGGTGCGGCGGGTGCTGCTGGGGCGCCAggacagcagcctcctgccactCGCCCGCAGCGCCGTCCACGAGGGCTACCACGAGGCGGTGCTGGGCACACTGGACGAGG ttgCCTCCACGGCTGGTGACGCTGGCATTGCAGCTCGGGCGCTCGCCTGCATCGCTGAGGTCCTGGGCTGCATGGCGCAAGGGGAAGGGGGCTTGCGGAGTGGACCCGCTGCCAACAGGGAGTGGGCCTCGGCTTTCAGGCGCCTGGAGAGCGGGGACATCGCCGGCGGTGTCCGGGAGCTGGCTGCTGAGCGGCAGAAGTGGATGAGCAG gccagctctgctggtgagAGCCGCTCGGCATTACGAGGGGGCCGAGCAGATCCTTGTCCGGCAGGCAGTGATGTCCTCGTGCCAGTTTGTCACTGTGGGGCGGGCGGAGCTGCCACCCCTGGGGCACTGGGTGCAGGTGGTGTGTCCAGCCCGCCTGGACCTCTCTG GTGGCTGGAGTGACACCCCCCCCATCACATACGAGCACgggggggctgtggtggacctGGCGGTGCTGGTGGATGGGTGCCGGCCCATCGGTGCTCGGGTACGGCGCATCAGCGAGCCGGAGCTGCGCCTCGTCAGCCTCAGCGGGACGCCGCAGAGCGAGGcggtggcagagctggtgtgccaggagctgcaggacttGCAGGATTACTGCCAGCCGCACGCACCAG GAGCCTTGCTCAAAGCTGCCTTCATCTGCACCCAGGTCGTGCAGTTCCCCTCACAGAAACCCCTGCAGGCCCAGCTGATTGAGAGCTTTGGGGGTGGCTTTGAGGTGCACACCTGGTCCAAGCTGCCCCATGGGTCTGGCCTCG gcaccagcagcatcctggcgGGAGCAGTGATGGCATCGCTGTACCGGGCGGCTGGGAAGTTCGCCAGCACTGAGTCCCTCATCCACGCTGTGCTGCACCTGGAGCAGAGGCTCACAACAG GCGGTGGCTGGCAGGACCAGGTGGGTGGGCTTGTGCCCGGCATCAAAATCGGGAGGTCGAAGGCCCAGCTGCCACTCCGGGTGGAGGTGGAGAAGATCCCAGTACCCAATGGTTTTATCCAGACCCTCAACGATCACTTGCTGCTGGTGTACACTGGGAAGACTCGCCTGGCCcgcaacctgctccag GACGTGCTGAGGAACTGGTACGCCAGGCTGCCCTCGGCCGTGCAAAACGCCGACGCGCTGGTGAGCAACGCCGAGGAGTGTGCCCAGGCCTTGAGGCAAG GTAACCTGCCGCTCATCGGCAAATGTCTGGATTGCTACTggcagcagaagaaatgcatGGCCCCGGGGTGCGAGCCGCTGGCTGTTGGGCGCATGATGGATGCTCTCCGGCCCTATGTCTATGGGCAGTGCTTGGCTGGGGCCGGCGGTGGCGGCTTCCTTTACGTCTTGACCAAAATCCCTCGGCAGAAAGAGGCTTTGCACCAAATTCTAGCGAAAACTGAG GGACTGGGCAACTTCAGCATCCACAGCATCGAAGTGGACACGGGCGGTTTCTCTGTGGAGGGTGTGGGACACGATACAAAGGACAGTGCTGGCTCTGGAGGGTTCATGGCTGTGTGA
- the FCSK gene encoding L-fucose kinase isoform X2, whose product MAAEWSVLLLTCQRGGCVAAFQRELEARRRRGGLGPRPPPLLLAVEDPWARLGSGGATLNALLVAAEHLSARAGCTVVTADVLRDARILILHTGRDFSFDDCGRAFTCLPVEEPDAPAEALVCNLDSLLGTMTHRLCVGSPPGVWVCSTDMLLTMPSSPGINWDGFQGVRVIAVPGSQAYARDHGVYLTDEQGLVHDIIYRGTEAQIQQCAGPDSTVPLVCGVVFFSSDAAEQLLATHVVPPLDACTYMGLDSGAPPIQLSLFFDIVLCMAEGMMKEDFVKGGSDASVRSARSVLWTALHAFPLSMACIPDASYDYMTTSASDYIRSLTLLPGSASHLHFCKTAHSHVDQPHLLEDGSSVTNCLLEGAVQLAAGSVIQHCHLQGPLEIGPGCLLSGLAAGSSPALQGCPLHDIVLQGHHVRLRDLPCQVYTLTGRLDNWQSPAEEATYLNVPWAEFFHRTGIREGDLWDAEMPQRSRCLLSARLFPVLHACEVLGLEDVLWLLAPAAVAGERLARWRAAWRMSWQELLPCLDKAAELGARQALFFLQGQRKVRRVLLGRQDSSLLPLARSAVHEGYHEAVLGTLDEVASTAGDAGIAARALACIAEVLGCMAQGEGGLRSGPAANREWASAFRRLESGDIAGGVRELAAERQKWMSRPALLVRAARHYEGAEQILVRQAVMSSCQFVTVGRAELPPLGHWVQVVCPARLDLSGGWSDTPPITYEHGGAVVDLAVLVDGCRPIGARVRRISEPELRLVSLSGTPQSEAVAELVCQELQDLQDYCQPHAPGALLKAAFICTQVVQFPSQKPLQAQLIESFGGGFEVHTWSKLPHGSGLGTSSILAGAVMASLYRAAGKFASTESLIHAVLHLEQRLTTGRAEELVRQAALGRAKRRRAGEQRRGVCPGLEARCNLPLIGKCLDCYWQQKKCMAPGCEPLAVGRMMDALRPYVYGQCLAGAGGGGFLYVLTKIPRQKEALHQILAKTEGLGNFSIHSIEVDTGGFSVEGVGHDTKDSAGSGGFMAV is encoded by the exons ATGGCGGCGGAGTGGAGCGtcctcctcctcacctgccAGCGCGGCGGTTGCGTGGCCGCCTTCCAGCGAG agctggaggcCCGCCGGCGGAGGGGCGGCCTGGGCCCGCGGCCCCCCCCGCTCCTTCTGGCCGTGGAGGACCCCTGGGCCCGCctgggcagcggcggggccaCCCTCAACGCCTTGCTGGTGGCGGCCGAGCACCTCAGCGCCCGGGCGGGCTGCACG gTGGTGACAGCCGATGTCCTGAGGGACGCCCGCATCCTCATTCTGCATACG ggCCGGGACTTCTCCTTCGACGACTGCGGCCGGGCCttcacctgcctgcccgtggaGGAGCCCGACGCCCCAGCCGAAGCTCTGGTCTGCAACCTGGACAGCCTGCTGGGGACCATGACACATCGG CTCTGTGTGGGCTCCCCACCTGGTGTGTGGGTCTGCAGCACCGACATGCTCCTCACCATGCCCTCATCACCAG GGATCAACTGGGATGGCTTCCAGGGGGTCAGAGTGATTGCAGTGCCTGGTAGCCAGGCATATGCCAGGGACCATGGGGTCTACCTCACTGATGAGCAG GGGCTGGTGCACGACATCATCTACAGAGGCACGGAGGCCCAGATCCAGCAGTGTGCGGGGCCTGACAGCACTGTCCCGTTG GTCTGTGGGGTGGTTTTCTTCTCCTCGGATGCTGCTGAGCAACTTCTGGCCACTCATGTCGTTCCTCCTCTGGATGCCTGCACCTACATGGGGCTGGACTCGGGGGCACCACCCATCCAG CTCTCCCTCTTCTTTGACATTGTGCTGTGCATGGCAGAGGGGATGATGAAGGAGGATTTTGTGAAGGGTGGCAGTGATGCCAGCGTGAGGAGCGCCCGCTCCGTGCTGTGGACAGCTCTCCATGCCTTCCCTCTTAGCATGG cctgcaTCCCTGATGCGTCTTATGACTACATGACCACCTCTGCGAGCGACTACATCCGCAGCCTGAcgctcctgcctggctctgccagccaCCTCCACTTCTGCAAAACAGCCCATTCCCACGTGGAT CAGCCCCATCTCCTGGAGGACGGCTCTTCGGTCACCAACTGCCTGCTGGAAGGAGCCGTGCAGCTGGCAGCCGGCAGTGTCATCCAGCACTGCCACCTCCAG GGTCCCCTGGAGATCGGTCCTGGCTGCCTGCTCTCGGGCCTCGCCGCAGGCTCCtcaccagccctgcagggctGTCCCCTGCATGACATTGTCCTGCAGGGCCACCACGTCCGGCTGCGTGACCTGCCCTGCCAAGTGTACACTCTCACTGGCCGCCTTGACAACTGGCAG agccctgccGAAGAGGCCACCTACCTGAATGTGCCCTGGGCTGAGTTTTTCCATCGGACGGGCATACG GGAGGGAGACCTTTGGGATGCCGAGATGCCACAGAGGAGCCGCTGCCTGCTCAGCGCCCGACTCTTCCCAGTGCTGCATGCCTGCgaggtgctggggctggaggatgtgctgtggctgctggcccCGGCGGCGGTGGCCGGCGAGCGGCTGGCACGCTGGCGGGCGGCCTGGCGCAtgtcctggcaggagctgctgccctgcctggacAAGGCGGCCGAGCTGGGCGCCCGCCAGGCCCTCTTCTTCCTGCAGGGCCAGCGCAAGGTGCGGCGGGTGCTGCTGGGGCGCCAggacagcagcctcctgccactCGCCCGCAGCGCCGTCCACGAGGGCTACCACGAGGCGGTGCTGGGCACACTGGACGAGG ttgCCTCCACGGCTGGTGACGCTGGCATTGCAGCTCGGGCGCTCGCCTGCATCGCTGAGGTCCTGGGCTGCATGGCGCAAGGGGAAGGGGGCTTGCGGAGTGGACCCGCTGCCAACAGGGAGTGGGCCTCGGCTTTCAGGCGCCTGGAGAGCGGGGACATCGCCGGCGGTGTCCGGGAGCTGGCTGCTGAGCGGCAGAAGTGGATGAGCAG gccagctctgctggtgagAGCCGCTCGGCATTACGAGGGGGCCGAGCAGATCCTTGTCCGGCAGGCAGTGATGTCCTCGTGCCAGTTTGTCACTGTGGGGCGGGCGGAGCTGCCACCCCTGGGGCACTGGGTGCAGGTGGTGTGTCCAGCCCGCCTGGACCTCTCTG GTGGCTGGAGTGACACCCCCCCCATCACATACGAGCACgggggggctgtggtggacctGGCGGTGCTGGTGGATGGGTGCCGGCCCATCGGTGCTCGGGTACGGCGCATCAGCGAGCCGGAGCTGCGCCTCGTCAGCCTCAGCGGGACGCCGCAGAGCGAGGcggtggcagagctggtgtgccaggagctgcaggacttGCAGGATTACTGCCAGCCGCACGCACCAG GAGCCTTGCTCAAAGCTGCCTTCATCTGCACCCAGGTCGTGCAGTTCCCCTCACAGAAACCCCTGCAGGCCCAGCTGATTGAGAGCTTTGGGGGTGGCTTTGAGGTGCACACCTGGTCCAAGCTGCCCCATGGGTCTGGCCTCG gcaccagcagcatcctggcgGGAGCAGTGATGGCATCGCTGTACCGGGCGGCTGGGAAGTTCGCCAGCACTGAGTCCCTCATCCACGCTGTGCTGCACCTGGAGCAGAGGCTCACAACAG GACGTGCTGAGGAACTGGTACGCCAGGCTGCCCTCGGCCGTGCAAAACGCCGACGCGCTGGTGAGCAACGCCGAGGAGTGTGCCCAGGCCTTGAGGCAAGGT GTAACCTGCCGCTCATCGGCAAATGTCTGGATTGCTACTggcagcagaagaaatgcatGGCCCCGGGGTGCGAGCCGCTGGCTGTTGGGCGCATGATGGATGCTCTCCGGCCCTATGTCTATGGGCAGTGCTTGGCTGGGGCCGGCGGTGGCGGCTTCCTTTACGTCTTGACCAAAATCCCTCGGCAGAAAGAGGCTTTGCACCAAATTCTAGCGAAAACTGAG GGACTGGGCAACTTCAGCATCCACAGCATCGAAGTGGACACGGGCGGTTTCTCTGTGGAGGGTGTGGGACACGATACAAAGGACAGTGCTGGCTCTGGAGGGTTCATGGCTGTGTGA
- the FCSK gene encoding L-fucose kinase isoform X3 has protein sequence MAAEWSVLLLTCQRGGCVAAFQRELEARRRRGGLGPRPPPLLLAVEDPWARLGSGGATLNALLVAAEHLSARAGCTVVTADVLRDARILILHTGRDFSFDDCGRAFTCLPVEEPDAPAEALVCNLDSLLGTMTHRLCVGSPPGVWVCSTDMLLTMPSSPGINWDGFQGVRVIAVPGSQAYARDHGVYLTDEQGLVHDIIYRGTEAQIQQCAGPDSTVPLVCGVVFFSSDAAEQLLATHVVPPLDACTYMGLDSGAPPIQLSLFFDIVLCMAEGMMKEDFVKGGSDASVRSARSVLWTALHAFPLSMACIPDASYDYMTTSASDYIRSLTLLPGSASHLHFCKTAHSHVDQPHLLEDGSSVTNCLLEGAVQLAAGSVIQHCHLQGPLEIGPGCLLSGLAAGSSPALQGCPLHDIVLQGHHVRLRDLPCQVYTLTGRLDNWQSPAEEATYLNVPWAEFFHRTGIREGDLWDAEMPQRSRCLLSARLFPVLHACEVLGLEDVLWLLAPAAVAGERLARWRAAWRMSWQELLPCLDKAAELGARQALFFLQGQRKVRRVLLGRQDSSLLPLARSAVHEGYHEAVLGTLDEVASTAGDAGIAARALACIAEVLGCMAQGEGGLRSGPAANREWASAFRRLESGDIAGGVRELAAERQKWMSRPALLVRAARHYEGAEQILVRQAVMSSCQFVTVGRAELPPLGHWVQVVCPARLDLSGGWSDTPPITYEHGGAVVDLAVLVDGCRPIGARVRRISEPELRLVSLSGTPQSEAVAELVCQELQDLQDYCQPHAPGALLKAAFICTQVVQFPSQKPLQAQLIESFGGGFEVHTWSKLPHGSGLGTSSILAGAVMASLYRAAGKFASTESLIHAVLHLEQRLTTGGGWQDQVGGLVPGIKIGRSKAQLPLRVEVEKIPVPNGFIQTLNDHLLLVYTGKTRLARNLLQDVLRNWYARLPSAVQNADALVSNAEECAQALRQGVTCRSSANVWIATGSRRNAWPRGASRWLLGA, from the exons ATGGCGGCGGAGTGGAGCGtcctcctcctcacctgccAGCGCGGCGGTTGCGTGGCCGCCTTCCAGCGAG agctggaggcCCGCCGGCGGAGGGGCGGCCTGGGCCCGCGGCCCCCCCCGCTCCTTCTGGCCGTGGAGGACCCCTGGGCCCGCctgggcagcggcggggccaCCCTCAACGCCTTGCTGGTGGCGGCCGAGCACCTCAGCGCCCGGGCGGGCTGCACG gTGGTGACAGCCGATGTCCTGAGGGACGCCCGCATCCTCATTCTGCATACG ggCCGGGACTTCTCCTTCGACGACTGCGGCCGGGCCttcacctgcctgcccgtggaGGAGCCCGACGCCCCAGCCGAAGCTCTGGTCTGCAACCTGGACAGCCTGCTGGGGACCATGACACATCGG CTCTGTGTGGGCTCCCCACCTGGTGTGTGGGTCTGCAGCACCGACATGCTCCTCACCATGCCCTCATCACCAG GGATCAACTGGGATGGCTTCCAGGGGGTCAGAGTGATTGCAGTGCCTGGTAGCCAGGCATATGCCAGGGACCATGGGGTCTACCTCACTGATGAGCAG GGGCTGGTGCACGACATCATCTACAGAGGCACGGAGGCCCAGATCCAGCAGTGTGCGGGGCCTGACAGCACTGTCCCGTTG GTCTGTGGGGTGGTTTTCTTCTCCTCGGATGCTGCTGAGCAACTTCTGGCCACTCATGTCGTTCCTCCTCTGGATGCCTGCACCTACATGGGGCTGGACTCGGGGGCACCACCCATCCAG CTCTCCCTCTTCTTTGACATTGTGCTGTGCATGGCAGAGGGGATGATGAAGGAGGATTTTGTGAAGGGTGGCAGTGATGCCAGCGTGAGGAGCGCCCGCTCCGTGCTGTGGACAGCTCTCCATGCCTTCCCTCTTAGCATGG cctgcaTCCCTGATGCGTCTTATGACTACATGACCACCTCTGCGAGCGACTACATCCGCAGCCTGAcgctcctgcctggctctgccagccaCCTCCACTTCTGCAAAACAGCCCATTCCCACGTGGAT CAGCCCCATCTCCTGGAGGACGGCTCTTCGGTCACCAACTGCCTGCTGGAAGGAGCCGTGCAGCTGGCAGCCGGCAGTGTCATCCAGCACTGCCACCTCCAG GGTCCCCTGGAGATCGGTCCTGGCTGCCTGCTCTCGGGCCTCGCCGCAGGCTCCtcaccagccctgcagggctGTCCCCTGCATGACATTGTCCTGCAGGGCCACCACGTCCGGCTGCGTGACCTGCCCTGCCAAGTGTACACTCTCACTGGCCGCCTTGACAACTGGCAG agccctgccGAAGAGGCCACCTACCTGAATGTGCCCTGGGCTGAGTTTTTCCATCGGACGGGCATACG GGAGGGAGACCTTTGGGATGCCGAGATGCCACAGAGGAGCCGCTGCCTGCTCAGCGCCCGACTCTTCCCAGTGCTGCATGCCTGCgaggtgctggggctggaggatgtgctgtggctgctggcccCGGCGGCGGTGGCCGGCGAGCGGCTGGCACGCTGGCGGGCGGCCTGGCGCAtgtcctggcaggagctgctgccctgcctggacAAGGCGGCCGAGCTGGGCGCCCGCCAGGCCCTCTTCTTCCTGCAGGGCCAGCGCAAGGTGCGGCGGGTGCTGCTGGGGCGCCAggacagcagcctcctgccactCGCCCGCAGCGCCGTCCACGAGGGCTACCACGAGGCGGTGCTGGGCACACTGGACGAGG ttgCCTCCACGGCTGGTGACGCTGGCATTGCAGCTCGGGCGCTCGCCTGCATCGCTGAGGTCCTGGGCTGCATGGCGCAAGGGGAAGGGGGCTTGCGGAGTGGACCCGCTGCCAACAGGGAGTGGGCCTCGGCTTTCAGGCGCCTGGAGAGCGGGGACATCGCCGGCGGTGTCCGGGAGCTGGCTGCTGAGCGGCAGAAGTGGATGAGCAG gccagctctgctggtgagAGCCGCTCGGCATTACGAGGGGGCCGAGCAGATCCTTGTCCGGCAGGCAGTGATGTCCTCGTGCCAGTTTGTCACTGTGGGGCGGGCGGAGCTGCCACCCCTGGGGCACTGGGTGCAGGTGGTGTGTCCAGCCCGCCTGGACCTCTCTG GTGGCTGGAGTGACACCCCCCCCATCACATACGAGCACgggggggctgtggtggacctGGCGGTGCTGGTGGATGGGTGCCGGCCCATCGGTGCTCGGGTACGGCGCATCAGCGAGCCGGAGCTGCGCCTCGTCAGCCTCAGCGGGACGCCGCAGAGCGAGGcggtggcagagctggtgtgccaggagctgcaggacttGCAGGATTACTGCCAGCCGCACGCACCAG GAGCCTTGCTCAAAGCTGCCTTCATCTGCACCCAGGTCGTGCAGTTCCCCTCACAGAAACCCCTGCAGGCCCAGCTGATTGAGAGCTTTGGGGGTGGCTTTGAGGTGCACACCTGGTCCAAGCTGCCCCATGGGTCTGGCCTCG gcaccagcagcatcctggcgGGAGCAGTGATGGCATCGCTGTACCGGGCGGCTGGGAAGTTCGCCAGCACTGAGTCCCTCATCCACGCTGTGCTGCACCTGGAGCAGAGGCTCACAACAG GCGGTGGCTGGCAGGACCAGGTGGGTGGGCTTGTGCCCGGCATCAAAATCGGGAGGTCGAAGGCCCAGCTGCCACTCCGGGTGGAGGTGGAGAAGATCCCAGTACCCAATGGTTTTATCCAGACCCTCAACGATCACTTGCTGCTGGTGTACACTGGGAAGACTCGCCTGGCCcgcaacctgctccag GACGTGCTGAGGAACTGGTACGCCAGGCTGCCCTCGGCCGTGCAAAACGCCGACGCGCTGGTGAGCAACGCCGAGGAGTGTGCCCAGGCCTTGAGGCAAGGT GTAACCTGCCGCTCATCGGCAAATGTCTGGATTGCTACTggcagcagaagaaatgcatGGCCCCGGGGTGCGAGCCGCTGGCTGTTGGGCGCATGA